A stretch of DNA from Streptomyces sp. HUAS 15-9:
CGGACAGGTAGTCGGTCGACGTGGGAATCAGGGTTTCGGACACCGTTGGCTGCCTTTCGGGTGGTGAGTGCGCGCCGGGGCTGAAAGCGCCCCCGGCACGCGGATGGTCGGGAGGTTCGGGAGGTCGGGAGTCGGAGCGGACAGGGAAGGGACCGGGGCTCGGACAGGGAAGGGGCTGGGACCGGGGCCGGCGTCCGGTGCGCCGCCGACGGCCGCGGCCGGTTACGCGGCGACCGCAGAGGCGGCCGCGTCCTGGCGCAGGTCGCGCAGGAGCGTGGTGATGCGGCGCGCGTCGTTGGTGCTGCGCACCTGGGCGTCGGGCACGGTCCGCTTGGCGAAGCCGCTGAGCACCCGGCCCGGGCCGACCTCGAGGTAGCCGTCGACCCCGTAGGAGGCGGCGGCGTCCAGCACGTCCACCCAGCGCACGGGACCGGCCAGCTGACGCCGCAGCAGATCGCGGGCGTGCGCGCCGTCGCGCACCAGGGCACCGGTCACCGAGCTGAACACCGGCAGCCGGGGGGCGCCGAACTCGACCCGCTCCAGCTCCGCGGCGAACTCGTCCTCGATGACCCGCATCAGCGAGCAGTGGAAGGGCGCGGACACCTTCAGCGGCACGGTGCGCTCGGCACCGGCCCCGTTCGCCAGCCGTACGACCTCGTCGACCGCGGCACTCTGGCCGGAGATCACCGTCTGCCCGGCCTCGTTGTAGTTGGCCACCTCCACCACGCCGGAGGCGGCGGTGGCCGCGCAGATCTCCTCGATCTTCGCGGGCGCGAGACCGATGATCGCGGCCATCGCCCCCGACACCCGGCGCGAGACACCGGCCATGAGCTCACCGCGGCGGCGCACCAGACGCAGCGCGTCGTCGGCGTCGAGGACACCGGCGACGACCAGGGCCGTGTACTCGCCGAGGCTGTGCCCGGCGGCCGCGCCCGGGACGAAGCCGGTCTCCTGGTGCAGCACCTCGTACACGGCGAGGCTGGTGGCGACGATGGCGGGCTGGGCGATCTCGGTGGGCTCGAGCTCCGACTCCGCCGCCGTGGTGCACAGTTCGGTCAGCGGCAGGCCGGTCGCCTCCTGAGCCCGCTCCAGCACGCGTCCCGCCGTGCGGGGATGCTCGCGCAGCAGGTGCTCGGCCATGCCGGCGCGTTGCGATCCCTGTCCGGGAAACATCGTGAATCGGTTGTCGCTCATCCCCGTTCCTACCTCACTGAATTGTGGCGGCGTGGGTCATCGAGCCGTCGACGAGCGGTTCTCGACTCCGCCGAATCTCGCACCCCGCTCTGGCGCATTCCTCGAATGTGTCTCGAAAACCGATTCGGCCGGTTTTCCTTGACGCGGCGGGCGGGCACACCCGAGCGTGTTGCCATGCCGAGGATGAGCGCGCAGGAGAGGCGGACGGCCGTGGTCGGCGCGGCGATGATCGAATTCGCCCGCCGGGGCTACGACGGCACCTCGACGCAGGACATCGCCCGCCGGGCCGGGATCTCGCAGCCGTACCTCTTCCGGCTGTTCCCCGGCAAACGCGCCCTGTTCCTCGCGGCGGCGACACGCTGCGTGGCCGAGACCGCACGGCTGCTGACGCGGGCGGCCGAGGGCCTCAAGGGCGAGGAGGCACGGCACGCGATGGCCATCGCCTACACCCGGGTCATCGTGAAGGAGCCGGAACGCCTCCTGATGCAGATGCAGGTCTACGCCGCGGTGGCGGGCGCGGAGGCCGCGGGCGACCACGAGTTCGGCGAAACGGTCCGCGCCGACTGGCAGAGCCTGTGGCAGGAGGTCCACCTTGCCCTGGGCACCGACCCCGACGACACGTCCTGGTTCATGTCCCGAGGCATGCTGGTCAACACCCTGGTGGCCCTGAACTTCCCACCGGAGCACCGGGTCTGGGAGGCGCTGGATCCTTCGATCGGCGTTGATGCGCTGCGCCGCCGGTGACGGGAAGAGTGCGGGTCTCCTGACCCGGCACGTTTCCGGCCCGCGACGCGTTTCGAGAACTCGAAGGCCGCTGGATAGTGTCGAGATTCACCGACCTGGAAGGGCAGTCGCATGGCCAGCGAGATCGTGATTGCGCAGACGACCATCGACAACGAGGAGCAGGCGAAGACCCTCGCACGCGGCGCGGTCGAGAACCGCTTGGCAGCCTGCGCCCACATCGACCAACCGTTCACCGCGGTGTACCGGT
This window harbors:
- the fabD gene encoding ACP S-malonyltransferase, producing MSDNRFTMFPGQGSQRAGMAEHLLREHPRTAGRVLERAQEATGLPLTELCTTAAESELEPTEIAQPAIVATSLAVYEVLHQETGFVPGAAAGHSLGEYTALVVAGVLDADDALRLVRRRGELMAGVSRRVSGAMAAIIGLAPAKIEEICAATAASGVVEVANYNEAGQTVISGQSAAVDEVVRLANGAGAERTVPLKVSAPFHCSLMRVIEDEFAAELERVEFGAPRLPVFSSVTGALVRDGAHARDLLRRQLAGPVRWVDVLDAAASYGVDGYLEVGPGRVLSGFAKRTVPDAQVRSTNDARRITTLLRDLRQDAAASAVAA
- a CDS encoding TetR/AcrR family transcriptional regulator, translated to MPRMSAQERRTAVVGAAMIEFARRGYDGTSTQDIARRAGISQPYLFRLFPGKRALFLAAATRCVAETARLLTRAAEGLKGEEARHAMAIAYTRVIVKEPERLLMQMQVYAAVAGAEAAGDHEFGETVRADWQSLWQEVHLALGTDPDDTSWFMSRGMLVNTLVALNFPPEHRVWEALDPSIGVDALRRR